One stretch of Schlesneria sp. DSM 10557 DNA includes these proteins:
- a CDS encoding tetratricopeptide repeat protein, translating into MFVISSPHYVGATLLALFALSGCQLPSGKWPMGLTGKGKSDNRATAKDDDRARSGQQIAELMEKGDALRKDQQYDEARVVYQRALMISPQSPDIHHRLAILADKQKQFEVADQHYDAALKIHPNDVNLLSDHGYSYMLRGNLEKAEKTLKKALKIDASNRAAMANLGSLYARQDRYSEAQALFRAGTSEAEAEKYLTQLFPDRVRSDLADKTSRTRPEAVQQDKSVPSSSSGNLSLVSTEELQAEMQRRTGRGKSGKSVDPTASQSLGTTAQISWDDQAANSDDVDADAHPQGVPVPTDRTRRSGNGMKTDSQVKPARGQSALASLDLIPSESTTPSQPTSRPATPRNSLARSSSQRATEFGLNVGPGNLFSVVTGIETTSSPDSAAMAEEASEPAEELDAASLPVQRALPKDTEGAAEWEQTTTRRTTTAEEADHPGSEPEFTSSSTTSRPYQGLWPNNNQLPEQSGLERDSPDTPDRGAFPTTTRRAPSRGSWDDTVGDDKGVSSITDDENLEESSLQDSADSWPYAAKP; encoded by the coding sequence ATGTTTGTAATTTCATCCCCGCATTATGTTGGTGCGACGCTCCTTGCGCTGTTCGCTCTCTCGGGTTGCCAGTTGCCTTCGGGTAAATGGCCTATGGGATTGACCGGAAAAGGCAAGTCCGATAATCGCGCCACCGCAAAAGATGACGACCGAGCCAGATCAGGGCAGCAAATCGCAGAACTGATGGAGAAAGGGGACGCGCTTCGCAAAGATCAGCAGTACGACGAAGCCCGGGTCGTCTACCAGCGCGCCCTGATGATCTCACCGCAGAGCCCCGACATTCACCATCGCCTGGCCATACTCGCGGATAAACAGAAACAATTCGAGGTCGCCGATCAGCATTACGATGCCGCACTCAAGATTCATCCGAACGATGTCAACTTGTTGAGTGACCACGGTTACTCGTACATGCTGCGAGGAAATCTGGAAAAGGCGGAAAAGACCCTGAAGAAGGCGCTCAAAATCGACGCCAGCAACAGAGCCGCGATGGCCAATCTCGGCTCTCTTTATGCCAGACAGGATCGCTATTCTGAAGCACAAGCCCTGTTTCGGGCGGGAACATCGGAAGCCGAGGCCGAAAAGTACCTGACCCAGCTTTTCCCTGACCGCGTACGCTCTGACCTCGCCGACAAGACAAGCCGTACCCGTCCTGAAGCTGTCCAGCAGGACAAGTCTGTTCCTTCTTCCAGTTCCGGAAACCTGAGTCTGGTCAGCACCGAAGAATTGCAGGCCGAGATGCAGCGCCGCACCGGTCGAGGGAAATCAGGCAAGTCCGTTGACCCCACAGCCTCACAATCCCTCGGTACCACCGCCCAGATTTCGTGGGATGACCAGGCCGCCAATTCAGACGATGTCGATGCCGACGCACACCCGCAAGGGGTTCCGGTCCCCACCGACCGCACTCGGAGATCAGGCAACGGAATGAAAACAGATTCGCAGGTGAAGCCTGCCCGAGGCCAGTCCGCTCTGGCTTCGCTCGATCTGATCCCGTCGGAATCAACCACCCCCAGCCAGCCCACCTCTCGTCCCGCGACCCCTCGAAATTCCCTGGCACGTTCGTCGAGCCAGCGCGCGACGGAGTTCGGACTCAACGTCGGCCCCGGTAATCTTTTTTCTGTCGTAACAGGAATCGAAACAACCAGTTCGCCTGACTCCGCTGCGATGGCAGAAGAGGCTTCTGAGCCTGCAGAGGAACTGGATGCGGCATCCCTGCCAGTTCAAAGGGCTCTTCCGAAAGACACCGAGGGGGCTGCGGAATGGGAGCAGACCACCACCCGCCGCACGACGACCGCCGAGGAAGCCGACCACCCGGGAAGTGAACCCGAATTCACGTCTTCCAGTACCACTTCCAGGCCCTACCAGGGACTTTGGCCAAACAACAACCAATTGCCTGAGCAGAGTGGTCTGGAACGCGATTCCCCAGATACCCCCGACCGCGGCGCATTCCCCACGACAACACGCAGGGCCCCCTCGCGTGGAAGTTGGGATGATACAGTCGGCGACGACAAGGGGGTCAGTTCCATCACAGACGACGAAAATCTTGAAGAGTCATCCCTTCAGGACTCGGCAGATTCGTGGCCGTACGCCGCTAAGCCTTGA
- a CDS encoding protein kinase produces the protein MLRGPIDFDLLRLLDADALHPMLALQFERAWQIQRPVSIEEIVQRLPSADSRQLVIMLAELEFHLQQKRGEQPSAGDYLKRFPQYAQELKEVLPADEAGTSHTIGSTLGIDDSAYGKRLAARQNLSNSGLGRYQVIEQLGKGSWGEVWKGYDPVLKRDVAIKLLRVDRGFGADVEKEFLEEGRRLAQLNHSGIMAIHDVGSVDGNYFLVSEYADGGNLAQRLDNPISVAETIRIVAAVADALHYAHTHTFVHRDVKPQNILLMNDGTVKLADFGMAVSEEEQLDEEASVRGTLAFMPPEQLRGDSHLADARSDIYGLGAVMYRMLAGRPPYLAKSLKQLREVALNREPRAVRTFNDQVPQALEKICHKCLRLQPGDRYATALDLARDLRAVLDPTPPPPPPAGLHWRRDFAVAMMGCATIFWWFSTDRTFSPRMRGPIDAVVGVINQWFSKPPASLPESNPPSPDLHNPVQAPITVAADGSGDFRTISEALEQVLPRGTIRITDSAMYQENLTIDSSRLEGITIEAPGGATLTSRSVDSPIIKIHGVNHVSIRNLKLLIAKSEHGVMITEGAEGTRLEGLKISQPKSPDTGAVQIYGANLRQDSAETVITDCVFESLSTGQNVWVHAEPGAIHNLVISRNHFQSRSSGSLVVVLGTLRNVVIHDNQFEGGHIGLNLSASPASRQSIKIHGNVFLRCEKWMGFVDTQPANVQGRITGNLILSSPMIDINDSQLADIRKDWVIQDNCWELNPATVTEHSQWALLAQFYPQIQVTPRKDRAGFLEPVGPLPCLKPLAKDEGD, from the coding sequence ATGCTACGGGGGCCAATCGATTTTGATCTCCTGAGGCTGCTCGATGCAGATGCGCTGCATCCGATGCTCGCACTGCAATTTGAACGTGCCTGGCAAATCCAGCGTCCCGTCTCGATCGAAGAAATTGTTCAGCGACTGCCATCGGCGGATTCCCGCCAGCTGGTGATCATGCTGGCAGAGCTGGAATTTCATCTTCAGCAAAAGCGCGGTGAGCAGCCGAGTGCGGGGGACTATCTGAAGCGGTTTCCCCAATACGCCCAGGAATTAAAGGAAGTGTTGCCTGCGGACGAAGCGGGCACATCACATACCATTGGCTCCACCTTGGGCATCGATGACAGCGCTTACGGTAAAAGACTGGCGGCGCGTCAAAACTTGAGCAATTCGGGGCTGGGCCGTTACCAGGTTATTGAGCAACTGGGGAAAGGTTCCTGGGGCGAAGTCTGGAAGGGCTATGACCCGGTTCTGAAACGAGACGTCGCGATCAAACTGCTTCGTGTCGATCGCGGTTTCGGGGCCGACGTTGAAAAGGAATTTCTGGAGGAAGGGCGCAGGCTGGCGCAATTGAATCATTCCGGGATCATGGCGATCCACGATGTCGGTAGCGTCGATGGCAACTATTTTCTTGTTTCAGAATATGCCGACGGGGGGAATCTGGCTCAGCGACTCGATAACCCCATCAGCGTCGCGGAAACGATCCGGATTGTCGCCGCAGTGGCTGACGCTCTGCACTATGCGCACACTCACACGTTCGTGCATCGGGATGTAAAACCTCAAAACATCCTGCTGATGAACGACGGGACGGTCAAGCTGGCCGATTTTGGAATGGCTGTCTCGGAAGAAGAACAGCTTGATGAAGAGGCCTCTGTCCGTGGAACCCTGGCGTTCATGCCACCGGAGCAACTCAGAGGCGACAGCCACCTGGCGGATGCCCGATCTGACATTTATGGCTTGGGAGCGGTGATGTACCGGATGCTGGCGGGCCGGCCTCCGTACCTGGCAAAATCGCTGAAGCAGTTACGCGAAGTTGCCCTGAATCGCGAACCCCGTGCGGTCCGCACCTTCAACGATCAGGTGCCCCAGGCGCTGGAAAAGATCTGCCATAAGTGCCTGCGTCTTCAACCAGGCGACCGCTATGCGACGGCACTCGACCTGGCGCGTGACCTGCGAGCAGTGCTGGATCCCACACCCCCTCCTCCCCCTCCCGCCGGGCTTCACTGGCGACGGGATTTCGCGGTCGCCATGATGGGATGCGCGACGATCTTCTGGTGGTTCTCGACCGACCGAACGTTTTCACCCAGAATGCGGGGGCCGATCGATGCCGTGGTGGGGGTGATCAATCAATGGTTCTCGAAGCCACCAGCCTCTCTTCCGGAATCGAACCCGCCGAGTCCTGATTTGCACAACCCTGTGCAGGCGCCGATTACCGTTGCGGCAGATGGTTCCGGCGACTTCCGGACGATCAGTGAGGCTCTTGAACAGGTCCTGCCCCGAGGAACGATCCGGATCACTGACTCGGCCATGTACCAGGAAAACCTGACGATCGATTCCTCCCGCCTCGAAGGAATCACGATCGAAGCGCCGGGGGGGGCGACATTGACATCCCGGTCAGTCGATAGCCCGATTATCAAAATCCACGGTGTCAACCACGTATCGATCCGGAACCTGAAGTTACTGATTGCGAAGTCTGAACACGGCGTGATGATTACTGAGGGAGCCGAGGGAACTCGGCTGGAAGGTCTGAAGATCAGTCAGCCAAAGTCCCCGGATACGGGCGCGGTGCAGATTTACGGCGCAAACCTGCGTCAGGATTCGGCCGAGACTGTGATCACGGACTGCGTTTTTGAGTCACTGTCGACCGGACAGAACGTATGGGTTCACGCAGAACCGGGGGCGATTCACAATCTGGTGATTAGTCGAAATCATTTTCAAAGTCGCAGTAGTGGGTCGCTCGTTGTCGTCCTGGGGACGCTGAGGAACGTCGTTATTCATGACAATCAGTTTGAGGGAGGTCACATCGGACTTAATCTGAGTGCCAGTCCCGCGAGCCGGCAGTCGATCAAGATCCATGGGAATGTGTTTTTACGGTGCGAGAAGTGGATGGGTTTCGTGGATACTCAGCCTGCGAATGTGCAGGGCCGCATCACGGGTAACCTCATTCTTTCCTCCCCGATGATTGACATCAACGATTCTCAACTGGCTGATATCCGTAAGGACTGGGTGATCCAGGATAATTGCTGGGAACTGAACCCGGCGACCGTGACAGAACATTCTCAGTGGGCCCTTCTGGCCCAATTTTATCCCCAGATCCAGGTTACTCCTCGCAAAGACCGGGCAGGTTTTCTGGAACCTGTTGGTCCTCTCCCTTGTCTCAAGCCGTTAGCTAAGGATGAGGGAGACTGA
- a CDS encoding glycosyltransferase family 4 protein: protein MSHPPLQAFSMTPYGLQGDSTLAELQLASSAFAVGPQLARAADPVPGAKPLSVAHLGPCLFRGGAEQQLIDLHHFFDPSQVVLTKCLVTNSNAIDPRVAADLKCPVLVATTEELARTATENDILLFWGLKLDELLPKSDAYKAKCVYLAHGDSWWTKELLDGSRGMTTHTIAVSQRVVEETCDHVPHTKIHNGVDTARLATTRSRDEMRASLGFEPEDFVVGFVGRFSPEKRPELLIESLSRLPRHYKALFVGWGTQRQELMDKANRLIPNRYAFAVADQYLGDYYQSMDAFSLLSVQEGFAMVLIEAMFSGLPIVATSVGAVPEVMVDRVNGLVVDGTSDQISRAVSLLQERREWAASLGREARRYACQFGHARRMALDYQNLLTSLCRQGA, encoded by the coding sequence ATGAGCCACCCCCCTCTGCAAGCATTTTCGATGACTCCTTATGGACTTCAGGGCGATTCCACATTGGCGGAATTGCAATTGGCATCGTCTGCCTTTGCCGTTGGGCCGCAACTGGCCCGGGCCGCTGACCCCGTCCCCGGGGCAAAGCCGCTCTCTGTTGCGCACCTCGGCCCGTGCCTGTTCCGGGGTGGGGCCGAGCAGCAACTGATCGACCTGCATCATTTCTTCGATCCGAGTCAGGTCGTGCTGACCAAGTGTCTGGTGACAAACTCGAACGCAATTGACCCGCGCGTGGCCGCTGATCTCAAGTGTCCGGTCCTGGTGGCCACGACAGAAGAGCTGGCCAGAACGGCGACAGAGAATGATATTCTGCTGTTCTGGGGGCTTAAGCTGGATGAACTGTTGCCAAAGTCAGACGCTTACAAGGCCAAGTGCGTTTATCTAGCGCATGGCGACAGTTGGTGGACCAAAGAACTTCTGGATGGCAGCAGGGGGATGACGACTCACACGATTGCAGTCAGTCAGCGTGTCGTTGAGGAAACCTGTGATCATGTGCCGCATACGAAGATCCACAACGGCGTTGATACGGCACGTCTGGCGACCACTCGCTCACGCGATGAGATGCGTGCGTCGCTCGGGTTTGAACCCGAAGACTTTGTGGTGGGATTTGTCGGACGGTTCTCGCCCGAGAAGCGGCCCGAACTGCTGATCGAATCGCTCTCCCGGCTGCCCCGTCACTACAAGGCACTGTTCGTCGGGTGGGGTACCCAGCGACAAGAGTTAATGGACAAGGCAAACCGGTTGATCCCGAACCGTTACGCCTTCGCCGTCGCCGACCAGTATCTGGGGGACTACTACCAGTCCATGGATGCTTTCTCATTGCTGTCTGTTCAGGAAGGCTTTGCGATGGTCCTGATCGAAGCCATGTTCAGTGGATTGCCAATCGTGGCGACAAGTGTGGGAGCGGTTCCCGAGGTGATGGTCGATCGGGTCAACGGGTTGGTCGTCGATGGAACTTCCGATCAGATTTCTCGAGCGGTCTCTCTGCTGCAAGAGCGTCGTGAGTGGGCCGCGAGTCTAGGGCGGGAAGCACGCCGATATGCCTGTCAATTCGGGCATGCCCGGCGAATGGCACTCGACTATCAGAATCTGCTGACGTCGCTGTGCCGACAAGGAGCGTAG
- a CDS encoding class I SAM-dependent methyltransferase — protein MIRLTNRLFGSHPIVVHCPGPVQGHLGWQSFAASALGVHVDSHPPVESFTLLTWNGGDRPEKPNGILESSAARFGCETLVLGQTVRPWVNGKKLQLTADALAGVTTEFVVGMDSGDVLLVDHPDVMVQRFREHFSCDLLFNATGSDCWPPRPEFIMYEQQRPAARCAQGRHWLNAGCWVGRTEFCRKYFRDLASFAATSESGHCDQTIVKMTWPQWYPRVQLDYGCQIFQWFNEDRRVFQVERPVADRQWQLTQWLREFDNVRYGVEVGVFDGSTSDVLLREFPQLTLWMVDPWAPFTGCEPLSHLDQVAFERIFHEALWWTSHAPERRHVLRETSNRAASGFSDGSLDFVFIDANHQYETVCTDLDCWWPKVRTAGYLCGHDYGVYGDATGEWGVKRAVDAFVATQSRELRLGRDGMWLLRK, from the coding sequence ATGATTCGACTGACGAATCGCTTGTTCGGCAGCCATCCCATCGTTGTGCATTGCCCTGGTCCCGTGCAGGGGCATCTCGGTTGGCAGTCCTTTGCTGCCTCGGCGCTGGGGGTTCACGTCGATTCTCACCCCCCTGTCGAGTCATTCACGTTGCTGACCTGGAATGGAGGGGATCGACCGGAAAAGCCGAACGGGATTCTGGAGTCTTCCGCCGCTCGTTTTGGCTGCGAAACACTGGTCCTGGGGCAGACGGTACGTCCGTGGGTGAATGGCAAGAAGCTGCAACTGACCGCCGATGCATTGGCTGGGGTGACGACGGAGTTTGTCGTCGGGATGGATTCAGGAGATGTCCTGCTGGTTGATCATCCCGACGTCATGGTCCAGCGATTCCGCGAGCATTTCAGCTGCGACTTGCTCTTCAACGCGACCGGGTCTGACTGCTGGCCCCCACGTCCGGAATTTATCATGTACGAGCAGCAGCGCCCGGCCGCTCGCTGTGCACAGGGGCGACACTGGTTGAATGCCGGTTGCTGGGTCGGGCGGACTGAGTTCTGCCGGAAGTACTTTCGCGACCTTGCTTCGTTTGCGGCCACGAGCGAATCAGGGCATTGCGATCAGACGATTGTGAAAATGACATGGCCACAGTGGTATCCGCGCGTGCAACTCGATTACGGCTGTCAGATCTTTCAGTGGTTCAATGAGGATCGTCGTGTGTTTCAGGTCGAACGACCTGTCGCCGATCGTCAGTGGCAACTGACGCAGTGGCTACGAGAATTCGACAACGTCCGGTACGGCGTGGAAGTTGGTGTGTTTGATGGCAGTACGAGTGACGTGCTGCTGCGGGAATTTCCGCAGCTCACGTTATGGATGGTTGATCCCTGGGCTCCCTTCACGGGTTGTGAACCACTGTCCCATCTGGATCAGGTTGCCTTCGAGCGTATTTTTCACGAGGCGCTGTGGTGGACCAGTCATGCACCGGAACGGCGTCACGTCCTGCGTGAGACATCAAACAGGGCCGCCTCCGGGTTTTCCGACGGATCGCTCGACTTTGTGTTTATTGATGCGAATCACCAATACGAAACTGTGTGCACGGATCTCGACTGCTGGTGGCCCAAAGTGCGGACGGCAGGGTACCTGTGCGGTCATGACTACGGAGTCTACGGTGATGCAACGGGAGAATGGGGGGTGAAGCGAGCGGTCGATGCATTTGTTGCCACCCAATCACGCGAGCTTCGACTGGGCCGGGACGGAATGTGGCTGCTGCGGAAATAA
- a CDS encoding carboxypeptidase regulatory-like domain-containing protein gives MRFDLRVPFAPVCVLALSLLLAGCSGNKNIASVTGTVYLDGEPLPKAFLIFTPQEGAGAPSFGRTDNYGRYQMIFSTNTKGAWIGRNRVTISTADAISPEKTTPEVVPSRYNQKSELYEEVEPGSNQIDFDLEGDGHIKKELPYTG, from the coding sequence ATGCGATTTGATCTTCGGGTTCCCTTTGCCCCTGTTTGTGTGCTCGCGCTGTCGTTGTTGCTGGCTGGTTGTAGTGGGAACAAAAACATCGCTTCGGTGACGGGAACGGTGTACCTGGATGGAGAACCACTTCCCAAAGCATTTCTCATCTTTACTCCCCAGGAAGGGGCTGGCGCACCGTCATTCGGCCGAACAGACAATTACGGTCGTTATCAGATGATCTTTTCCACCAACACGAAAGGTGCGTGGATTGGACGGAATCGGGTCACGATCAGTACGGCGGATGCCATCAGCCCCGAAAAAACCACTCCGGAAGTTGTGCCGTCGCGCTACAACCAGAAATCGGAACTCTATGAAGAAGTAGAACCGGGCAGTAACCAGATCGACTTCGATCTCGAGGGGGATGGACACATCAAGAAGGAACTGCCCTATACGGGTTGA
- a CDS encoding DUF1559 domain-containing protein, which yields MHRRSRGFTLIELLVVIAIIGVLVALLLPAVQQAREAARRTQCKNNLKQIGLALHNYHDAYNQFPPSMIFQTQHLTARANRPQRANGWAWTSFILPYIDQGPLYNQLNFNTSLVTPENQLLVGTKLEVAVCPSVPSINHVVVGAINAPGITATNYVANSGSYSLSAYYNASATRRNGVFSEDSRVGIRDITDGTSNTIAVGETVFWGTGDTANTFYWDPSWFGRVQAGIPTSDCPECITRNGAVRMNPPRIASAVVLRNAFSSKHVGGAQFLLTDGSVRFISESINTTSVDDETLPPTALGVYQLLCGRNDGQPVGEF from the coding sequence GTGCACCGCAGATCCCGAGGATTTACACTGATCGAACTGCTGGTTGTGATTGCCATCATCGGGGTCCTTGTGGCCCTCTTGCTTCCCGCCGTCCAGCAGGCTCGTGAAGCCGCGCGACGGACGCAGTGTAAGAATAATTTGAAGCAGATTGGTTTGGCACTTCATAATTATCACGATGCCTATAACCAGTTTCCCCCTTCGATGATTTTCCAGACTCAGCATCTGACGGCCCGCGCCAATCGGCCTCAACGAGCCAATGGGTGGGCGTGGACGTCGTTCATTCTGCCCTATATCGATCAGGGGCCGCTCTACAATCAGTTGAACTTCAACACGTCACTGGTGACGCCTGAGAACCAGCTGTTGGTAGGGACCAAGTTGGAGGTTGCCGTCTGCCCTTCAGTTCCCTCGATCAACCACGTCGTTGTCGGTGCCATCAACGCTCCAGGGATCACGGCCACAAACTATGTTGCGAACAGCGGGTCGTATTCTCTGAGTGCCTATTACAACGCTTCAGCAACGCGTAGGAACGGTGTCTTTTCTGAAGATAGCCGAGTCGGAATTCGGGATATCACCGACGGGACTTCGAATACGATCGCCGTGGGCGAGACGGTGTTCTGGGGAACGGGAGACACCGCCAATACCTTCTACTGGGACCCCAGCTGGTTCGGACGTGTGCAGGCGGGAATTCCTACCAGCGACTGCCCCGAGTGCATTACGCGGAACGGTGCGGTTCGCATGAATCCCCCCCGTATCGCCAGCGCCGTGGTCCTCAGAAATGCCTTCTCGAGCAAGCACGTGGGAGGTGCCCAGTTCCTGCTGACGGATGGATCGGTCCGCTTCATCAGCGAATCGATCAACACGACGTCCGTGGATGACGAAACGCTTCCCCCAACGGCGCTCGGTGTCTATCAGTTGCTGTGCGGACGTAACGACGGTCAACCCGTCGGCGAGTTCTAA
- a CDS encoding sulfatase-like hydrolase/transferase, translated as MLRILFLSTPVLLALGGLLTATGAAAAEAPAKTGQPNILFVFTDDQAVDTIRALGNSEIQTPNFDRLVASGTTFTRCYNMGSWSPAVCIASRSMLLSGRSVWRAQKIYDTAEQEREAGRWWPAYFKAAGYRTYLTGKWHVKASPEKSFDVVRHVRPGMPRDTPEGYNRPLSDAEDAWSPSDPKLGGYWQGGKHWSEVVADDAVDYLRQASAEADPFFMYIAFNAPHDPRQSPREFVEMYPPEKISLPGNFLPEYPFKDLIGCEPALRDEKLAPFPRTPHSIRVHRSEYYAIVSHLDRQIGRILDALKESGKQDNTWIFFTADHGLAVGHHGLVGKQNLYDHSVRVPFVAVGPQAVAGERIDAAIYLQDVMPTALELAGVAKPDHVDFHSILPLIRKETTQSSYSAVYGAYLGLQRMVESDGFKLIVYPKANRLRLYHLAEDPLEKHDLADDPRYRPQILRLAKALRENQERTGDSLSLASLLPAE; from the coding sequence ATGCTGAGAATTTTATTCCTATCGACACCCGTTCTCCTTGCACTGGGGGGGCTGCTGACAGCGACCGGGGCTGCTGCGGCAGAAGCCCCGGCAAAAACGGGTCAGCCTAACATTCTGTTTGTCTTCACCGATGATCAAGCGGTCGATACGATCCGGGCGCTGGGGAACTCGGAAATCCAGACACCGAACTTTGATCGTCTGGTCGCCAGCGGTACGACGTTCACTCGCTGTTACAACATGGGTAGCTGGTCGCCCGCGGTCTGTATTGCCAGCCGATCGATGCTGCTTAGCGGGCGGTCGGTCTGGCGGGCTCAGAAAATCTATGACACCGCAGAGCAGGAACGTGAGGCAGGGCGCTGGTGGCCTGCTTACTTCAAGGCGGCAGGTTATCGCACGTATCTGACGGGCAAGTGGCACGTGAAGGCCTCGCCCGAGAAAAGCTTCGATGTCGTGCGTCATGTTCGCCCCGGGATGCCCAGGGATACACCAGAGGGCTACAACCGCCCCCTGTCAGACGCGGAAGACGCCTGGTCACCTTCTGACCCGAAATTGGGAGGCTATTGGCAGGGAGGAAAGCACTGGAGTGAAGTGGTCGCTGACGATGCCGTGGATTATCTGCGTCAGGCCTCTGCAGAGGCTGACCCGTTCTTTATGTATATCGCGTTCAATGCACCCCATGATCCCCGACAGTCACCACGTGAGTTCGTCGAGATGTACCCTCCTGAGAAGATCTCTCTTCCCGGGAACTTTCTGCCCGAGTATCCGTTCAAGGATCTGATTGGCTGCGAACCTGCCTTGCGAGATGAGAAGCTGGCCCCGTTCCCTCGAACTCCCCATTCGATTCGCGTTCACCGCTCAGAGTACTACGCCATCGTTTCGCATCTTGACCGGCAGATCGGCCGTATTCTCGATGCGCTCAAGGAATCGGGGAAGCAGGACAATACGTGGATCTTCTTCACGGCCGACCATGGACTTGCTGTGGGACACCATGGACTTGTCGGTAAGCAGAACCTGTACGATCACAGTGTTCGTGTGCCGTTTGTTGCGGTGGGCCCTCAGGCGGTGGCGGGTGAGCGGATTGATGCGGCGATCTATCTTCAGGATGTGATGCCGACCGCCCTGGAACTCGCGGGCGTTGCCAAGCCGGATCACGTCGACTTCCACAGCATTCTGCCGCTCATCAGAAAGGAAACGACTCAGTCGTCCTACTCCGCGGTCTACGGTGCCTATCTGGGATTGCAGCGCATGGTTGAGTCGGACGGTTTCAAGCTGATCGTCTATCCGAAGGCGAATCGCCTGCGACTGTATCACCTTGCCGAAGATCCCCTGGAAAAGCACGATCTGGCCGACGACCCGCGGTATCGTCCTCAGATTCTCAGGCTGGCCAAAGCTCTGCGGGAGAACCAGGAGCGAACAGGTGACTCGCTCTCGCTGGCGAGCTTACTGCCTGCGGAATAG
- a CDS encoding sulfatase, giving the protein MALALLVSTGVSLADGDRLKPNVILILTDDQGTVDAGCYGAKDLQTPNMDALAARGVRFTQFYAAAPVCSPSRAGLVTGRYPVRAGVSNNVSSTAGVAGMPNSQTTIAETFQAAGYATAHIGKWHLGYSGETMPLAQGFGLSFGHMGGCIDNFSHFFYWQGPNRHDLHKNGVEIQRPGHYFPDLMVEEAGQFIQTHREKPFFMYFALNGPHYPYQGDPEWLEHYQDLPYPRNLYAAFLSSIDARIGALLKRVDEAGLRERTIVVFQSDHGHSTEERGHLGGGSAGPYRGAKFSLFEGGIRVPAMISCPAGLPQGVERNQLAHSCDWLPTVAELAGIPLVNPDLDGLSLVSVLKSEDAPTPHTTVHWHVGDKGGQWAVREGDWKLIGNAIDSSGGELTPDDKKLFLSNVVSDPAERHNFAAQQPELVKKLQQAHDTWHATAVATGTAKTSR; this is encoded by the coding sequence ATGGCGTTGGCCCTTCTCGTCTCGACAGGGGTTTCTCTGGCTGACGGTGACCGTCTGAAACCCAATGTGATTCTGATTCTGACCGACGATCAGGGAACGGTCGATGCGGGTTGCTACGGCGCGAAAGATCTGCAGACGCCGAACATGGATGCATTAGCGGCTCGCGGAGTCCGGTTCACTCAGTTCTATGCAGCCGCCCCGGTTTGCTCTCCCTCTCGAGCGGGCCTGGTAACGGGACGCTACCCGGTACGGGCAGGAGTTTCGAATAACGTCAGCTCGACCGCAGGAGTGGCAGGCATGCCCAACTCCCAGACGACAATTGCGGAGACGTTTCAGGCCGCTGGATATGCCACCGCGCATATTGGCAAGTGGCACCTGGGCTACAGCGGCGAGACCATGCCGCTGGCTCAGGGGTTTGGACTCTCGTTCGGGCACATGGGGGGCTGTATAGATAACTTCTCGCACTTCTTTTACTGGCAGGGACCGAACCGACACGACCTGCACAAAAATGGAGTGGAGATTCAGCGACCGGGGCACTACTTTCCCGACCTGATGGTGGAAGAAGCGGGGCAGTTTATCCAGACACATCGTGAGAAACCGTTCTTCATGTACTTCGCGCTGAACGGGCCCCACTACCCCTATCAGGGAGATCCCGAATGGCTGGAGCATTATCAGGATCTTCCGTACCCTCGTAATTTGTACGCAGCGTTTCTGTCATCGATCGATGCACGCATTGGTGCGCTGCTGAAACGGGTCGACGAAGCAGGTCTGCGGGAGCGGACGATTGTTGTATTCCAGTCCGATCATGGCCATTCGACCGAAGAACGAGGCCACCTCGGTGGAGGAAGTGCCGGTCCTTACCGTGGAGCGAAGTTCAGCCTGTTCGAAGGGGGCATCCGGGTCCCGGCGATGATCTCGTGCCCTGCCGGTCTGCCACAGGGCGTTGAACGCAATCAACTCGCTCATTCCTGCGACTGGTTGCCGACAGTCGCCGAACTGGCGGGTATTCCCTTGGTCAATCCGGATCTTGACGGTCTGAGTCTGGTCTCCGTGCTGAAATCGGAAGACGCACCCACGCCCCACACAACAGTGCACTGGCATGTTGGTGACAAGGGGGGCCAATGGGCTGTCCGCGAAGGAGACTGGAAGCTGATTGGCAACGCCATCGACAGCTCGGGGGGAGAACTGACCCCTGATGACAAGAAGCTGTTTCTTTCGAATGTGGTGAGCGATCCTGCCGAGCGTCACAACTTCGCCGCACAGCAGCCCGAGCTCGTGAAAAAATTGCAGCAGGCTCACGATACCTGGCACGCAACAGCCGTCGCCACGGGCACAGCGAAAACATCACGCTGA